The genomic segment ATTATTAATATGTCCAAATAACATCAAATAAAATTCATCTTTGACCTAGGTCTATTTATTCACAGAGACAACAGTTATTCACAATTTATTAACAGTCTGTGAATAACTTATATCTGTGTCTTTTTTTTCTCTAATTTGCGAAGATATCCACAAAAGAGAGTAGATTGTTAATAAGTCTGTGGATAACATAAAATGGTATATGTATTTTTTGGTCTTTTTATACTATATTTCAATATATTGGTTAAAATAAAAACAGACAAACAGTATTTATTTACAATAATTTACTTATCCACAACATCATCATATACTAATAGACAGTCCTTAAATCGCTTTGCAGGAGGTTTTAATCTATGAAAAAAGAAGATTTAACAGAGATATGGCAAGAAGCCTTAGAAATATTTAAGTCAGAATTAAGTAAGCCAAGTTTTAAAACTTGGCTTAAATCAACTAAATTAATATCCGTCGAAAATGATCATGCTGTAATTGAAGTCCCTAATGAATTTTCTAAAGACTGGTTAGAAACCAGATATTCTAATTTAATTAAAGAAACAATTAGTCAATTAATTGATAGAAAGATCAATATAAAATTTACAATTCCTACTAATAAAGAAGAAAAATTAGTCAATAAAAAAAAGAAAGATAAAAAAACTGATAATCAAGAGGAAGATGATAATAACCCAGCTTCTTTAAATCCTAAATATACTTTTGATACCTTTGTCATTGGTAGTAGTAATCGATTTGCTCATGCTGCATCTTTAGCTGTTGCTGAAGCACCGGCCAAAGCTTACAATCCTCTTTTTATTTATGGCGATGTAGGATTAGGAAAAACACACTTAATGCATGCTATTGGACATTATATTATTGAGCATAACTCAGATCTTAAAGTAGTTTATGTTACATCTGAAAAATTTACTAATGAATTAATTAATTCAATTCGGGATGACAATACTGTCAAATTCCGTAATAAATATAGGAATATTGATATCCTTTTAATAGATGATATTCAATTTTTAGCTGGCAAAGAACGAACTCAAGAAGAATTCTTTCATACCTTCAATGCTTTGCACGAAGCCAATAAACAAATAATAATTTCAAGCGATCGACCTCCTAAAGAAATTCCAACTCTAGAGGAACGTTTAAGATCTCGATTTGAATGGGGATTAATTACTGATATTCAAGAACCTGATTTAGAAACGAGGATTGCTATTTTACGTAAAAAAGCTACCTTGGAAGATCTTGAAGTACCTAACGAAGTTATTGTATATATTGCAAACCAAATTCACTCTAATATTAGAGAATTAGAAGGCGCATTAATTAGAGTAGTAGCCTACTCTTCATTAACAAACAAAGAAATTACAGTTGAATTAGCCCAAGAAGCTCTAAAGGATATTATTTCTACTACAGAAGCAGAAGAAATAAACATTAAATTAATTCAACAAATAGTAGCTAATCATTATAATCTTGAAATAGAAGATATGAAATCAAGAAAAAGAACCAGAGCTATTGCTTTTCCTAGACAAGTAGCAATGTATTTATCCAGAGAATTAACAGATTCTTCGCTACCAAAAATCGGAGAAAAATTTGGAGGACGTGATCATACAACAGTTTTACATGCCTATAACAAAATTGACGATAAAAAAGAAGAAGATATCCAGTTTAAAAATACCATTAAAACTTTAACAAATAAAATAAATAATTAACTTTCACACATGTTGATAAACTATTAATAACTTGTTTATAATTTGTGGATAATTAGTGAAGTTATGATAGCTTGTTTATATGTGGATAACTTCCACTTACTTAATAACAAGTTATCCACATGTGGATAACTTTGATACCAGTAGTTTATCACACTTTTCCACAAATCCACAGCCCCTATTACTACTACTACTATGTTTTTTAAATATATAAGACATAATAAGTAAATTGTTAATTGTTAATAACTAAAATCAAGGAGGTCTTTAAATGCAAATTAAAATTGATAGAAAAAATTTTTATGATGGTATTCAAACTGTTAGAAAAGCTATTTCCTCTAAAAGTACTTTACCTATTTTATCCGGTATTCTAATTGAAACTCAAGAAAAAAAACTTAAATTAGTTGGTACAGATTTAGAATTAGGAATAGAATGTAGAGTAGATGCAAATATTATAAAAGATGGAGCTATAGTATTACCTGCTAATCATTTAGCTAATATCGTTAGGGAACTACCAAATAAAGAATTAGAATTAGAACTAAAGAAAGATAATAAAATAGAAATTTCATGTGGGTTATCACAATTTAAAATTCATGGTTCACCAGCTGATGAATATCCATTATTGCCAGAAGTTGGTTCAGGTATCGAATATACTCTGTCCCAAGAAAAATTTCAAGCTATGATTAACAGAATTAAATTTGCTACTTCAGATGATGAAAGTAGACCATTTTTAACTGGAGGCTTATTATCTATCGATAATGAAAATTTAAAGATGGTTGCTACTGATTCTTATCGATTAGCTTATACTCAATTAGAACTGGATAAGGACTTAAAAAATGAAAAGATAATTATTCCTAGTAAAACTTTAAATGAATTAAGTAAGTTACTTAACTCAGAAGATGAAATTAGATTTTTAATTACTGATAATCAAATCTTATTTGAGTTTTCAGAAATAACTATTATATCTCGTTTAATTGAAGGACAGTTTCCTAATTATAAACAAGTAATTCCTGACAATCACAAGACTGAAATTAAATTAAAGAAAAAAGAATTACTCAATGCTACTAAAAGATCAGCATTAGTTGCTAGGAATAACTCTAATATTATTAAAACAAAATTCCAAAATGACAAACTAATGATAGAATCCAATGCTCCTGAAGTTGGACAGGCATATGAAGAGTTAAGTACTTCACAACACGGTGATGATACTGAAATAGCTTTTAATGCTAATTATTTAATTGATGTTTTAAAAGTAATAGATAATGAAGAAATATTAATTGAATTATCCGGTGAATTAAGTCCTGGAGTAATCAAAGAAGTAGATAATGACAATTATATTCATGTAATTATGCCGGTTAGATCAACATAAGGAGGGATAAAATGAGAGAAATTAAAATCAAGACCAAAGATATTAATCTTAACCAATTTTTAAAGTGGGCAAATATTGTTTCAACTGGTGGCGAAGCTAAATTACTTATAAAAAAAGGGAAAGTAATGGTAAATGGTGAAGTAGAAAAAAGGCGTGGTTTTACTCTACATCCTGGAGATGTAATTAAGATAGATAACGAAGAATATAAAGTAATAACCTAATAATTGGTAAGGAGTGGAAAAATAATTTGTATCTTACCAATCTGTTTCTAAAAAATTTTAGAAATTATCATACCTTAGAACTTAAGTTGAATAGAAATCTTAACATATTTATTGGAGATAATGCAGAGGGGAAGACTAATATTTTAGAAGCTATCTATCTATTAAGTACCGGAGATTCACATCGAACTAATA from the Acetohalobium arabaticum DSM 5501 genome contains:
- the dnaN gene encoding DNA polymerase III subunit beta; translation: MQIKIDRKNFYDGIQTVRKAISSKSTLPILSGILIETQEKKLKLVGTDLELGIECRVDANIIKDGAIVLPANHLANIVRELPNKELELELKKDNKIEISCGLSQFKIHGSPADEYPLLPEVGSGIEYTLSQEKFQAMINRIKFATSDDESRPFLTGGLLSIDNENLKMVATDSYRLAYTQLELDKDLKNEKIIIPSKTLNELSKLLNSEDEIRFLITDNQILFEFSEITIISRLIEGQFPNYKQVIPDNHKTEIKLKKKELLNATKRSALVARNNSNIIKTKFQNDKLMIESNAPEVGQAYEELSTSQHGDDTEIAFNANYLIDVLKVIDNEEILIELSGELSPGVIKEVDNDNYIHVIMPVRST
- the dnaA gene encoding chromosomal replication initiator protein DnaA — translated: MKKEDLTEIWQEALEIFKSELSKPSFKTWLKSTKLISVENDHAVIEVPNEFSKDWLETRYSNLIKETISQLIDRKINIKFTIPTNKEEKLVNKKKKDKKTDNQEEDDNNPASLNPKYTFDTFVIGSSNRFAHAASLAVAEAPAKAYNPLFIYGDVGLGKTHLMHAIGHYIIEHNSDLKVVYVTSEKFTNELINSIRDDNTVKFRNKYRNIDILLIDDIQFLAGKERTQEEFFHTFNALHEANKQIIISSDRPPKEIPTLEERLRSRFEWGLITDIQEPDLETRIAILRKKATLEDLEVPNEVIVYIANQIHSNIRELEGALIRVVAYSSLTNKEITVELAQEALKDIISTTEAEEINIKLIQQIVANHYNLEIEDMKSRKRTRAIAFPRQVAMYLSRELTDSSLPKIGEKFGGRDHTTVLHAYNKIDDKKEEDIQFKNTIKTLTNKINN
- a CDS encoding RNA-binding S4 domain-containing protein is translated as MREIKIKTKDINLNQFLKWANIVSTGGEAKLLIKKGKVMVNGEVEKRRGFTLHPGDVIKIDNEEYKVIT